Proteins encoded in a region of the Paenibacillus sp. W2I17 genome:
- the thrS gene encoding threonine--tRNA ligase produces the protein MSKQENSNSASNKSGNEINSQANGLQQSGHSIEVRLQGGAVRSYEAGITVGAVASSISTSLGKQAIGGIVDGQNVDLDWVLKQDCELVIVTLDSAEGLYRYRHSAAHVLAQALKRIYGAEQVKLGIGPVIEDGFYYDVDLEHALSISDLAAIEREMNKIIQENHKISRRIVNRQEALRIFGEIQDPYKLELIQDLPEDAELSIYDQGEFFDLCRGPHLPSTGRIKAFKLLNVAGAYWRGNSDNKMLQRIYGTAFPNKAQLDEHLHMLEEAKKRDHRKLGKELELFMFSEEAPGMPFYLPKGMTVRTELEQFSRELQLQEGYQEVRTPLMMNNRLWEQSGHWEHYKDNMYFSEVDDATFALKPMNCPGHMLIFKNTLHSYRELPIRMMEFGQVHRHEFSGALNGMMRVRTFCQDDAHLYVMPEQIEDEINQAISLIGRMYDIFGFEYKIELSTRPEDSMGSEELWDQAERALQNVLDRRGVEYRINEGDGAFYGPKIDFHILDALKRSWQCGTIQLDFQMPEKFDLTYIGEDSLKHRPVVIHRAIYGSIDRFIGILTEHYAGAFPLWLAPVQVKLLPVSDHYADYALQVQSQLRAAGIRVETDLRSEKLGYKIREAQMEKVPYSLVLGENEKNASSASVRAYGQGDQGIQRIEAVIEMIQQAVKAKV, from the coding sequence ATGAGCAAACAAGAAAACAGTAACTCAGCAAGCAACAAATCAGGTAACGAAATAAACAGCCAAGCAAATGGTCTACAACAATCCGGTCATTCCATTGAGGTCCGTCTGCAAGGTGGCGCGGTACGTTCATACGAAGCAGGCATCACTGTAGGTGCGGTTGCCTCATCTATCAGCACAAGCCTGGGGAAACAGGCCATTGGCGGTATTGTAGATGGTCAAAATGTCGATCTCGATTGGGTGCTCAAGCAAGATTGCGAACTCGTTATCGTTACTTTGGACAGCGCGGAAGGTCTATATCGTTATCGTCACAGCGCAGCACATGTGCTGGCACAGGCACTCAAACGCATCTACGGTGCGGAACAAGTGAAACTGGGTATAGGCCCAGTCATTGAAGATGGATTCTACTACGATGTTGATCTGGAGCATGCCTTGTCCATCAGTGATCTGGCTGCCATCGAGCGGGAAATGAACAAAATCATTCAGGAGAATCATAAGATCAGTCGCCGGATCGTTAACCGGCAGGAAGCCCTCCGTATCTTCGGAGAGATCCAGGACCCCTATAAGCTTGAACTCATTCAGGATTTGCCAGAGGACGCCGAACTATCAATCTATGATCAAGGAGAGTTCTTCGATCTGTGTCGCGGTCCCCATCTTCCATCCACTGGTCGGATCAAAGCGTTCAAGCTGTTAAATGTGGCTGGTGCGTACTGGCGTGGTAACTCGGATAATAAGATGCTGCAACGCATCTACGGCACTGCTTTCCCGAACAAAGCCCAACTGGATGAACATCTGCACATGCTCGAAGAAGCGAAGAAACGGGATCACCGTAAACTTGGCAAAGAGCTTGAACTGTTCATGTTCTCCGAAGAAGCGCCCGGCATGCCCTTCTATCTGCCCAAAGGTATGACTGTTCGCACTGAACTGGAGCAGTTCTCCCGTGAGCTGCAATTACAGGAAGGGTATCAGGAAGTCCGGACTCCTCTCATGATGAACAACCGGCTGTGGGAGCAATCGGGCCATTGGGAGCATTACAAGGACAACATGTATTTCTCGGAAGTGGACGATGCCACTTTTGCACTTAAACCGATGAACTGTCCTGGACACATGCTGATCTTCAAAAATACACTTCATTCCTATCGTGAATTACCGATTCGCATGATGGAATTTGGTCAGGTTCACCGTCATGAATTCTCAGGTGCCCTGAACGGCATGATGCGTGTGCGGACATTCTGCCAGGATGATGCCCATCTCTATGTCATGCCAGAGCAGATCGAAGACGAGATCAATCAGGCGATCTCACTGATCGGACGTATGTACGATATCTTTGGGTTCGAATATAAGATTGAATTGTCCACTCGTCCAGAAGACTCCATGGGATCGGAAGAACTGTGGGATCAGGCGGAACGCGCATTGCAAAATGTTCTGGATCGTCGGGGCGTGGAATATCGCATTAACGAAGGGGACGGTGCCTTTTATGGACCGAAAATTGACTTTCATATCCTTGATGCGCTGAAGCGTAGCTGGCAGTGCGGAACAATCCAGCTTGATTTTCAAATGCCGGAGAAGTTCGACCTCACTTACATTGGCGAGGATAGCCTGAAACACCGTCCTGTCGTGATCCACCGTGCCATCTATGGTTCCATCGATCGTTTCATCGGCATCCTGACTGAGCACTATGCAGGAGCGTTCCCACTCTGGCTCGCACCTGTGCAAGTGAAGCTGCTGCCTGTATCGGATCATTACGCAGACTATGCACTCCAAGTACAGAGTCAGCTCCGCGCTGCGGGCATTAGGGTAGAAACAGATCTGCGCAGCGAGAAGCTCGGTTACAAAATCCGTGAAGCCCAGATGGAAAAAGTGCCTTATTCGCTCGTACTTGGAGAGAATGAGAAAAATGCCTCATCCGCCTCTGTCCGTGCATACGGTCAGGGAGATCAAGGCATCCAACGTATTGAAGCTGTTATTGAAATGATCCAGCAAGCTGTGAAGGCAAAAGTCTGA
- a CDS encoding peptidoglycan DD-metalloendopeptidase family protein translates to MNREGHLKSEQNTHSKLQNRKGWKVLAITLGACVILSACGNSNSITSDQAEQQSAEQASNNEASENSNQEQNSSSEVSAVVTPDNFIDTLMNGSKDAIYNQFSPELKGTLTLEQFKTTADPFLEGVESWEQVVDAKMNQLTEVAWKDQTGTKGIRAYFSEENQIEGLSIQPLQAHEDTDAKFTKTEFQLPMKGEWYVFWGGNDALSNYHYEHETQRYALDIVRTKEQSSYQGDATANENYYAFGEPLYAAADGTVVDIKNDIPDNVPGVMNPEEPAGNYVVIDHGNSEYSITGHIKEGSVAVKKGDKLKQGDLIGELGNSGNSSEAHLHFQVSDGPDLFTSRSINIRWADQTQQLTRGNTIQGLAE, encoded by the coding sequence ATGAACAGAGAAGGTCATCTGAAATCAGAACAAAATACACATTCAAAATTACAGAATAGAAAGGGCTGGAAGGTGCTTGCGATTACCCTTGGAGCTTGTGTGATATTGTCTGCTTGCGGCAATAGCAATTCCATTACTTCCGACCAGGCAGAGCAGCAGTCAGCCGAACAGGCATCCAATAATGAAGCGAGCGAGAACTCCAATCAGGAGCAGAACTCAAGTTCAGAGGTGAGCGCGGTGGTAACACCGGACAATTTCATAGATACGTTGATGAACGGTTCAAAGGATGCAATCTATAATCAGTTCTCTCCGGAATTGAAGGGGACGTTAACGCTTGAGCAGTTCAAGACGACCGCTGATCCTTTTCTGGAGGGTGTTGAATCGTGGGAGCAAGTGGTAGACGCCAAAATGAATCAATTAACCGAGGTTGCCTGGAAGGATCAGACTGGGACCAAAGGGATTCGAGCCTATTTTTCCGAAGAAAATCAAATTGAAGGTCTCTCGATCCAACCGCTGCAAGCTCATGAGGACACGGATGCCAAATTCACCAAAACGGAATTTCAATTGCCGATGAAGGGGGAATGGTATGTATTCTGGGGAGGCAATGATGCCTTGTCGAACTATCATTATGAGCACGAAACGCAGCGCTATGCGCTGGATATCGTACGGACCAAAGAGCAATCCAGTTATCAAGGTGATGCAACGGCAAACGAAAACTACTATGCTTTTGGTGAACCACTTTATGCAGCTGCTGATGGTACTGTCGTCGATATCAAGAACGATATACCGGACAATGTACCGGGTGTCATGAATCCGGAAGAACCGGCTGGTAACTATGTGGTAATCGACCATGGCAACAGTGAATACAGCATCACAGGACACATCAAGGAAGGCAGTGTTGCGGTCAAAAAAGGAGATAAGCTCAAGCAGGGAGACCTTATCGGTGAGCTTGGTAATTCGGGGAATTCCAGTGAAGCTCATCTGCATTTCCAGGTATCGGATGGCCCGGATCTGTTCACATCTCGCTCAATTAACATTCGTTGGGCAGACCAGACTCAGCAGTTAACGCGTGGGAACACAATACAGGGACTGGCAGAGTAA
- a CDS encoding DinB family protein, with translation MIQSAFKHIDVAVTSLIDICDQLSEEDLALTPIEGKRPVGELLAHLSVICRADVYISEGASEEEMAQFYAENQVHSLGEIKQALIDNQMYLYQRYRQFNTEELLHVTDSYWGASYSRLEWLLEIMGHVYHHRGQLYTMLTLTGKEPESVLFK, from the coding sequence TTGATTCAATCTGCGTTCAAACATATTGACGTGGCCGTAACATCGTTGATTGATATATGTGATCAGCTGTCGGAAGAAGATTTGGCTTTGACTCCAATTGAAGGTAAACGGCCTGTTGGAGAACTACTAGCCCATCTGTCTGTGATCTGCCGAGCGGATGTTTATATTTCCGAAGGTGCATCGGAAGAAGAGATGGCTCAATTCTATGCAGAGAATCAGGTGCATTCGCTCGGTGAGATCAAGCAGGCTTTGATTGATAACCAGATGTATCTATACCAACGGTACAGGCAGTTTAACACGGAAGAGTTACTACATGTGACGGATTCGTACTGGGGAGCTTCCTATAGTCGTCTGGAGTGGTTACTTGAGATTATGGGGCATGTATATCATCACAGAGGACAATTGTATACGATGCTGACCCTAACGGGCAAAGAACCCGAATCAGTACTTTTTAAATAG
- a CDS encoding GNAT family N-acetyltransferase yields MKLEDVQIEYARLEDLPRIVEIYNSTIEGRMATADLEPVTVEQRLPWFEEHTPEHRPLWVMKQAGQVVAWASLSSFYGRPAYNGTVEVSVYVDQQCRGIGAGGRLLETVFAACPALGITTILGFVFGHNEPSLGLLRKHGFEQWGYYPEVAVLDGVNRDLAILGKKI; encoded by the coding sequence ATGAAACTGGAAGATGTGCAGATTGAATATGCACGCCTGGAGGACTTGCCGAGGATTGTGGAAATTTATAATTCTACTATTGAGGGCCGTATGGCAACAGCGGATTTGGAACCGGTGACGGTGGAGCAACGTTTGCCTTGGTTCGAGGAACATACACCGGAACATCGTCCGCTTTGGGTGATGAAGCAGGCAGGACAGGTGGTAGCTTGGGCGAGTCTCAGTTCATTCTATGGACGTCCTGCCTATAATGGAACGGTGGAAGTCAGTGTATACGTGGATCAGCAATGTCGGGGAATTGGGGCGGGTGGACGTTTGCTCGAAACGGTATTTGCGGCGTGTCCTGCACTTGGGATTACGACCATTCTCGGATTTGTCTTTGGGCATAACGAACCGAGTCTGGGGTTATTGCGCAAGCATGGTTTTGAACAGTGGGGTTATTATCCTGAAGTGGCCGTGTTGGATGGTGTGAATAGAGATCTGGCGATTTTGGGCAAAAAAATATAA
- a CDS encoding YwqG family protein, which yields MIKPEQCERLTRKARKTLEEYGLGVAADLLLSSSRWGIRLDVSTLDEYRRTGNSRVGGHPDLPSRMEWPVTQEGVPMTFLAQLNLVDLSPYTPNDGRGTLPERGMLYFFVGTDETACPIEHRVIFEPSSHNLIRREPEGDTALDGAPFVAHSVTVLPNLEFPTYAYIDANALNELSPSLLETDEAETEVSLYDRYLEFESSWNHPSTLNWGGMFGYPDGQHPDAEHRALLQIALGEEYDYNEQECEKKLTKHYGGDEDRTWQELSDTLLLLKIDTHDAIGFQWWDCGELQFFIRKSDLEAGRFEHTYCSLYSS from the coding sequence ATGATTAAGCCAGAACAATGTGAACGTCTGACCAGAAAAGCCCGTAAAACACTTGAGGAATATGGTTTGGGAGTTGCTGCCGATCTGTTGTTATCTTCAAGCCGCTGGGGAATTCGCCTCGATGTATCCACACTGGATGAATATCGCAGAACAGGAAACTCACGTGTGGGTGGACATCCGGATTTGCCAAGTCGCATGGAATGGCCTGTAACACAAGAAGGAGTCCCAATGACTTTCCTGGCCCAGTTGAACCTGGTGGATTTGTCGCCGTATACGCCGAATGATGGGCGCGGGACTTTGCCTGAACGTGGAATGTTATACTTTTTCGTTGGCACGGATGAAACTGCTTGTCCCATTGAACATCGTGTGATTTTTGAGCCGAGTTCTCATAACCTGATAAGGCGAGAGCCTGAGGGTGATACCGCGCTGGATGGAGCCCCGTTTGTTGCACATTCGGTGACCGTGCTGCCTAACCTTGAGTTTCCTACATATGCATATATTGACGCCAACGCGCTGAATGAGCTCTCGCCGTCTCTGCTTGAGACCGATGAGGCCGAAACGGAAGTGAGTCTGTATGACCGATACCTTGAATTCGAGTCGAGCTGGAATCATCCGAGTACGCTGAATTGGGGTGGTATGTTTGGATATCCTGACGGGCAGCATCCGGATGCCGAGCATCGTGCCTTGTTACAGATCGCACTGGGAGAAGAGTACGATTATAATGAGCAGGAGTGTGAGAAGAAGCTGACCAAGCATTACGGCGGTGATGAGGATCGGACATGGCAGGAACTATCCGATACGCTGCTGCTGTTGAAGATAGATACACATGATGCTATTGGTTTCCAATGGTGGGATTGCGGGGAACTGCAATTTTTCATTCGCAAGTCTGACTTGGAGGCTGGACGATTCGAGCATACGTATTGTTCGTTATACTCAAGTTGA
- a CDS encoding DinB family protein produces MFTRNDDIRNQIWEAVSGLEEEQLNRKPSPEQWSIMQVLRHLNLMENVIGKQARLALEKGQTVSVDKKPYELSLDRSRSVEAPPHLQPLAAPEALAHVRGDLDESHQALNNFALDHDPDLLRSKSFPHPVFGEMDLTQWIDFTSYHEERHLGQIQEIKQQLGV; encoded by the coding sequence ATGTTTACTCGTAATGACGATATACGCAACCAAATCTGGGAAGCCGTCTCGGGACTTGAAGAAGAACAATTGAACCGAAAACCTTCACCTGAACAGTGGAGTATTATGCAAGTACTACGTCATCTGAACCTGATGGAAAATGTCATTGGAAAACAAGCCCGCCTGGCTCTCGAAAAGGGACAGACGGTGTCTGTGGACAAAAAACCATATGAATTATCGTTGGACCGCAGCCGCTCCGTCGAGGCACCACCCCATCTTCAGCCTCTAGCAGCGCCTGAAGCACTTGCACACGTACGCGGTGATCTGGACGAATCTCACCAAGCGTTAAACAACTTTGCATTGGATCATGATCCCGACCTGCTGCGCAGCAAGTCCTTTCCTCATCCCGTATTTGGTGAGATGGATCTTACACAATGGATTGACTTTACAAGTTATCATGAGGAACGTCATCTGGGACAGATCCAAGAGATCAAACAGCAGCTTGGCGTATAA
- a CDS encoding sensor histidine kinase KdpD yields MSIRRRLMTRFIGMLAGAVVLIILLGSVATYWVVQKVNEVNLVDDFAANGLDQLINTAEIMPDDTIRYDPELLKQVDKNQGWLQVLDEQGYAIDEYHTPADVPIHYKPGELIAYWESQRPFPYQIVMLIREKNGKEFTLLYGESNPAKSLMTKIRSDLAFTNGKLDLQPDQQEALRAANAYLQVLDASGSELSSYNKPAMGVPSEYTIQELVLQVRYPSRSGMSVATWYDEQNETTWLISIPSNPLATGNQNPYNFILEPALVVLIVSIIILLILLAFWYANRFGSPMLHMLQWLQRLERGHYEEPAGAFGVPRSQRRNGKWKRKYNVYAEVLRSMQALSHTLKQDEELRKQTDSLREEWIAGITHDLKTPLSSIQGYAHMLEADKYSWTAEEVREFAGIMLDKSMYMDRLVNDLAMTYRLRSGGYQPVVEETDVNTLLGDLIQRAERNPAYGVGRILFQPSEVPVYGLVHIPSFERIVDNLTANALLHNPPESILVVSVHSGKQADEFSIQFADNGRGMDSETVWKLFERYYRGTDTGTSDVGSGLGMAVTKGLIEAMNGRIEVQSTPGEGTIIRLIWDGPSETN; encoded by the coding sequence ATGAGTATTCGTCGCAGGTTAATGACCCGGTTTATCGGGATGCTTGCTGGTGCAGTCGTTCTTATCATCCTGCTTGGGTCTGTAGCCACTTACTGGGTCGTGCAAAAGGTAAATGAAGTGAATCTGGTAGATGATTTTGCTGCCAACGGTCTGGACCAATTAATTAATACAGCAGAGATCATGCCGGATGACACCATCCGATATGACCCCGAATTGCTGAAGCAAGTAGACAAAAATCAAGGCTGGCTCCAGGTTCTGGATGAACAAGGTTACGCCATTGATGAATATCACACACCTGCCGATGTTCCTATTCACTATAAACCGGGGGAATTGATTGCATACTGGGAAAGCCAGAGGCCGTTCCCTTATCAGATTGTCATGCTGATCCGGGAGAAAAACGGGAAGGAATTCACCTTGTTATATGGTGAGAGTAACCCGGCCAAGTCCTTAATGACTAAGATTCGTTCAGACCTTGCTTTCACCAACGGGAAGCTTGATCTTCAGCCCGACCAACAGGAGGCCCTCCGTGCCGCCAATGCTTATCTTCAAGTATTGGACGCGTCAGGAAGCGAACTCTCCTCCTATAACAAACCGGCCATGGGCGTACCTAGCGAATACACCATTCAGGAACTCGTTCTGCAAGTTCGCTATCCGAGTCGATCAGGTATGTCTGTTGCAACGTGGTACGACGAACAGAATGAAACTACCTGGCTGATTAGCATACCTAGTAATCCATTGGCGACCGGAAATCAAAACCCCTACAATTTTATCCTGGAACCGGCATTGGTCGTATTGATCGTGTCCATCATCATTCTGCTCATTTTGCTTGCCTTCTGGTATGCCAACCGATTCGGTTCACCCATGCTGCATATGCTCCAATGGTTACAGCGTCTGGAACGAGGACATTACGAGGAACCCGCCGGAGCCTTTGGAGTTCCTCGCAGTCAGCGTCGTAACGGAAAGTGGAAGCGAAAATACAACGTGTATGCTGAAGTGCTTCGCTCCATGCAGGCCCTGTCTCACACTTTGAAGCAAGATGAAGAACTTCGGAAACAGACTGATTCTCTGCGGGAGGAGTGGATTGCTGGCATAACACATGACCTGAAGACACCCCTCTCCTCCATTCAGGGATATGCTCATATGCTTGAGGCGGATAAGTATAGCTGGACCGCGGAGGAAGTCAGGGAATTCGCAGGCATAATGCTCGATAAGTCCATGTATATGGACAGGCTTGTCAACGACCTTGCCATGACCTATCGATTACGCAGTGGAGGATATCAACCTGTAGTGGAAGAGACAGACGTAAATACGTTGCTCGGTGATCTGATTCAGCGCGCAGAACGGAATCCGGCATATGGGGTAGGTCGCATCCTATTTCAACCTTCCGAAGTGCCTGTGTATGGACTTGTCCATATTCCGTCGTTTGAACGAATTGTGGATAATCTGACTGCCAATGCCCTTCTTCATAATCCGCCCGAGTCTATCTTGGTTGTCAGTGTGCATTCTGGTAAGCAGGCAGATGAATTCAGCATTCAGTTTGCCGATAATGGAAGAGGCATGGACTCCGAGACGGTATGGAAGTTATTTGAACGATACTATCGCGGTACAGATACAGGTACATCGGACGTTGGATCAGGGCTGGGCATGGCGGTAACCAAAGGTTTGATCGAAGCCATGAATGGTCGTATTGAGGTACAGTCCACCCCTGGTGAAGGAACGATCATTCGCTTAATATGGGATGGGCCGTCAGAAACCAATTAA
- a CDS encoding response regulator transcription factor codes for MDNVSLLLVDDEQAILHMLKTVLLKEQFLDIDTVTTGEAALEACNNKTYHCIVLDIMLPGKSGLEICPFLRQVTDAPILFLTAKTTDYDKLTGFAVGGDDYVAKPFNPLEVVARIKSLLKRYLPSKTAAISDHVPSNVNTSSPSTSEGVYNFGRFQVLEWAGELRVEGESVSCPALVFQLLLFFCKHPNRIFTKSDLYERVWGSEAISDDNTVMVHIHRIRERIEADPSNPVFLVNVRGLGYKLIQPEHVSRP; via the coding sequence ATGGATAACGTCTCATTACTGCTTGTGGATGATGAACAGGCGATTCTGCATATGCTCAAAACCGTTCTGCTCAAAGAGCAGTTTCTCGATATTGATACCGTTACAACAGGCGAAGCTGCCCTTGAGGCATGCAACAACAAGACCTATCATTGCATCGTGCTCGACATCATGCTTCCTGGCAAAAGCGGACTGGAAATCTGTCCTTTTCTACGGCAAGTCACCGATGCGCCTATCCTGTTTCTGACGGCCAAAACAACCGATTATGACAAATTAACCGGATTCGCCGTTGGTGGCGACGATTATGTTGCCAAACCCTTTAATCCTCTGGAAGTCGTTGCTCGAATTAAATCATTGCTGAAGCGTTATTTACCTTCTAAAACCGCAGCGATCTCGGACCACGTCCCATCTAACGTAAATACGTCATCTCCCAGCACATCGGAAGGCGTGTACAATTTTGGACGATTCCAGGTGCTGGAATGGGCTGGTGAGCTTCGGGTTGAAGGAGAATCCGTATCCTGTCCGGCACTTGTGTTTCAACTACTGCTCTTTTTCTGCAAACATCCCAATCGAATCTTCACCAAATCAGATCTATATGAGCGGGTCTGGGGCTCTGAAGCCATTAGTGATGACAATACCGTGATGGTTCATATTCACCGCATTCGGGAGCGCATTGAAGCCGATCCTTCCAATCCGGTGTTTCTCGTCAACGTCCGTGGTCTGGGTTACAAACTGATTCAGCCGGAACATGTGTCACGCCCATGA
- a CDS encoding ammonium transporter — translation MTLETLSTGIDTVWVVLSAAMILLMEGGFALLEAGFVRYKNSVNIIMKVFADITIGTLLFYAIGFGLMYGSDVGGFAGVTGFFLNGDLSHLDVPVSLETFWLFQAAFTIAVISIVSGAVAERINFRAYLLYIILMTAIIYPIGGHWAWGGGWLSQLGMQDFAGSAVIHALGGFSALAAAIIIGPRKGKYTPLGVSAIALPSNLPLASVGAFLLWFGWFGFNAGSTLSATDVRIGHIAIVTMLSAASGGAVTLLYTLFRFNRSDAPSVINGSLAGLVGITAGCAFVGDVAAIFIGAVSGLLMMAATNWLDRRQIDDPVGAFPVHAASGMWGTIAVGLFATDGGLFMGGGWRLLGVQALGLTALVIWGFAMTWIGLKLIGKIVPVRSTEEEEDLGLDISYHGVMAAHQAHEFLDGEEHMRAYQEKSSDPNR, via the coding sequence ATGACTTTGGAGACGTTAAGCACCGGGATTGATACGGTCTGGGTCGTACTGAGTGCAGCGATGATTTTATTGATGGAGGGTGGATTCGCCCTGCTCGAGGCTGGCTTTGTGCGTTATAAAAATAGTGTGAACATTATTATGAAGGTTTTTGCTGACATTACGATTGGGACGTTACTGTTCTATGCGATCGGTTTTGGACTGATGTATGGTTCGGACGTTGGCGGTTTTGCGGGAGTAACGGGATTTTTCCTGAATGGGGATTTGTCTCACCTGGATGTACCGGTATCCCTGGAGACATTTTGGTTGTTCCAGGCTGCCTTTACCATTGCTGTTATTTCCATCGTTTCAGGAGCGGTAGCCGAGCGCATCAACTTCCGTGCCTATCTGTTGTATATCATATTGATGACGGCGATCATCTATCCAATTGGTGGACACTGGGCATGGGGCGGCGGCTGGCTTAGTCAGCTGGGGATGCAAGACTTTGCCGGTTCTGCTGTCATCCATGCGCTCGGCGGATTCTCAGCACTGGCTGCTGCGATTATCATTGGTCCGCGTAAAGGGAAGTACACGCCACTTGGCGTAAGTGCCATTGCACTCCCGAGCAATCTGCCATTGGCATCTGTAGGTGCATTTCTGTTATGGTTCGGCTGGTTTGGCTTCAATGCGGGTAGTACACTCAGCGCGACGGATGTAAGAATTGGTCACATTGCGATTGTCACGATGTTATCTGCGGCTTCGGGTGGTGCGGTTACGCTGTTGTATACGTTATTCCGCTTCAATCGTTCAGATGCACCCTCGGTCATTAACGGTTCGCTTGCGGGACTGGTCGGTATTACGGCAGGCTGTGCTTTTGTTGGTGATGTAGCAGCGATATTCATTGGGGCAGTATCTGGCTTGTTGATGATGGCTGCCACTAACTGGCTGGACCGTCGGCAGATTGATGATCCAGTTGGTGCTTTCCCGGTGCATGCTGCATCCGGAATGTGGGGCACGATTGCTGTAGGTCTGTTTGCCACGGATGGTGGATTATTCATGGGCGGCGGCTGGAGGTTGCTGGGTGTTCAAGCACTTGGCCTTACAGCCTTGGTCATCTGGGGATTCGCCATGACCTGGATCGGGTTAAAGTTGATTGGCAAAATTGTGCCTGTGCGTTCGACAGAAGAAGAGGAAGATCTGGGTCTGGATATCAGCTATCATGGTGTGATGGCAGCCCATCAGGCCCATGAATTCCTGGACGGTGAGGAGCATATGCGTGCTTACCAGGAAAAGTCTTCTGATCCAAATCGTTAA
- a CDS encoding SDR family oxidoreductase codes for MSNQTAIVTGANSGMGLATTIELARQGYRVIMACRSEKRGQEALQEAVRQSGSSAIELMLCDLGSLESIRQFARTFRERHDRLDVLVNNAGVVMVKRKETSDGFEQSIGINHLGHFLLTLLLIEPLKAAKQGRVVNVSSGAYKAGKIHFEDPHLHKGYNPIKSYAQSKLANVLFTRALARKLSGTSVTVNCLHPGAVGTSIGVDRNTGFGTRIMVFAGKLPFFLSPEEGARTAVYLATSPEVVGITGRYFYQQKEQQLKKHAVDDASAERFWTWSEEQVGLKPDEKL; via the coding sequence ATGTCCAATCAGACAGCAATTGTAACAGGAGCTAACTCAGGTATGGGGTTGGCAACCACCATTGAACTTGCAAGACAAGGATATCGCGTAATCATGGCATGCCGCAGTGAGAAGCGCGGACAAGAGGCTCTTCAGGAAGCTGTGCGTCAGTCCGGCTCTTCTGCGATTGAATTGATGTTGTGTGACCTGGGTTCACTCGAAAGTATACGCCAGTTTGCCCGCACATTCCGCGAGCGTCATGATCGCCTTGACGTTCTGGTTAATAATGCAGGGGTAGTGATGGTTAAGCGGAAGGAAACCTCAGATGGGTTCGAACAAAGTATCGGTATCAACCATCTGGGGCATTTCCTGCTGACCTTACTTTTGATAGAACCTCTGAAAGCTGCGAAGCAGGGACGGGTTGTGAACGTTTCGTCAGGTGCGTACAAGGCCGGCAAAATCCACTTCGAAGATCCACATCTGCACAAAGGTTATAATCCGATCAAAAGCTATGCTCAATCCAAGTTGGCTAACGTGCTGTTCACTCGTGCATTGGCTCGCAAACTGTCGGGTACGTCTGTCACAGTGAACTGTTTGCACCCTGGTGCGGTGGGAACGAGTATTGGCGTAGATCGCAATACCGGATTTGGCACACGCATTATGGTGTTTGCAGGTAAACTTCCATTCTTTCTGTCCCCTGAAGAAGGGGCGCGAACGGCTGTTTATCTGGCCACAAGCCCTGAAGTTGTCGGCATCACCGGGCGTTACTTCTATCAACAGAAAGAGCAGCAGCTGAAGAAACATGCCGTTGATGATGCTTCAGCTGAGCGTTTCTGGACATGGAGCGAAGAACAGGTGGGGCTAAAGCCTGACGAGAAGTTGTGA